One Deltaproteobacteria bacterium genomic window carries:
- a CDS encoding thiamine pyrophosphate-binding protein, translating into MSTVYGSELVARALENEGVEFVFTLSGVPSFGVYEALRDKGIRMIDVRHEQAAVLMAQGYARSTGRTGVAMVVPGPGVLNAVTGVANCYYGSAPVVLLAGQNRLTEYQLGAFHETDQLAIMKPITKWSAAVYESRRIAEYISIAFREASTGMPGPAFVEFPHDVLDGQVKMEEAVIPERYRTTARPHGDPALVAEAVSMLAVAKRPLILFGSGIIWSNAHEELLRFVETTRIPCVPTPQARGCVPEDHPLCCFTSRSRATAQSDVILFMGVRLNFVLGFGRPPRFNPDARTIQVDVAPQEIGRNRPIDVGIVGDAGAVLKQLTEQWKSTGAVGNDSWAKELKTAEEAKKKKWSTWTGSSKKPINPVRLCHEIAQFLDRDAIVTIDGGEILDFARNLIPSYTPGARLNPGVTGLLGIGIPYAIAAKLAHPDRQVLSVCGDGAFGFNGMEMDTAARHGAPIVVVVSNNACWAVCSNMQKGIYGPDAAVCTLLSCTRYDLLAQALDCYGETVEDPDEIRPALERAFNSGKPALLNVITDPDTMSYSMSGQLKDLPVREKK; encoded by the coding sequence ATGAGTACGGTTTACGGGAGTGAGTTGGTGGCAAGAGCTCTGGAAAACGAGGGGGTCGAGTTTGTTTTTACTCTGAGCGGCGTTCCTTCGTTCGGTGTGTACGAGGCTCTGAGGGATAAAGGAATACGGATGATCGACGTGCGTCACGAGCAGGCGGCCGTTCTGATGGCCCAGGGATACGCCCGATCGACGGGGCGTACGGGAGTGGCCATGGTTGTGCCCGGACCCGGCGTGCTGAACGCGGTAACCGGCGTGGCCAACTGCTATTACGGATCGGCCCCCGTGGTGCTCCTGGCCGGGCAGAACAGGCTCACGGAATACCAGTTGGGCGCCTTCCATGAAACGGACCAACTGGCGATCATGAAACCCATCACCAAGTGGAGCGCCGCTGTGTATGAAAGCCGGCGCATAGCGGAATACATCAGCATTGCTTTCAGGGAAGCCTCGACCGGAATGCCGGGCCCGGCCTTTGTGGAGTTCCCTCATGACGTTCTGGACGGCCAGGTCAAGATGGAAGAAGCCGTGATCCCGGAGCGCTATCGAACGACGGCCCGGCCCCACGGCGATCCGGCCTTGGTGGCGGAAGCGGTTTCCATGCTGGCGGTGGCCAAACGACCTCTGATTCTCTTCGGCAGCGGGATCATCTGGAGTAACGCGCACGAGGAGCTGTTGCGATTCGTGGAGACGACCCGGATACCCTGCGTGCCTACGCCCCAGGCCCGCGGATGTGTGCCGGAAGATCACCCGCTGTGCTGTTTCACGTCGCGTTCGCGGGCAACGGCCCAGTCGGACGTGATTCTTTTCATGGGGGTCCGGCTCAACTTCGTGCTGGGTTTCGGAAGGCCGCCGCGCTTCAATCCGGACGCGCGAACCATTCAGGTTGACGTGGCTCCGCAGGAGATCGGCCGGAACCGGCCCATTGACGTGGGCATTGTCGGGGACGCCGGGGCTGTGTTAAAACAGCTTACGGAGCAGTGGAAGTCAACGGGCGCTGTTGGGAACGACTCCTGGGCCAAGGAATTGAAGACCGCGGAAGAGGCAAAGAAGAAGAAATGGTCCACCTGGACCGGTTCTTCCAAGAAACCGATCAATCCGGTCCGGCTGTGCCATGAAATCGCGCAGTTTCTTGACCGGGACGCCATTGTTACCATCGACGGTGGAGAGATTTTGGATTTTGCCCGGAACCTGATACCGTCCTATACGCCCGGCGCCCGGTTGAATCCTGGGGTAACCGGTCTGCTGGGAATCGGGATACCGTACGCCATAGCCGCGAAACTGGCTCATCCAGATCGCCAAGTGCTCTCCGTGTGCGGTGACGGAGCGTTCGGATTCAACGGGATGGAGATGGACACGGCGGCCCGCCACGGCGCTCCCATCGTTGTGGTGGTATCGAACAACGCTTGTTGGGCCGTATGCTCCAACATGCAGAAGGGAATCTATGGGCCGGATGCAGCCGTGTGCACGCTCCTGTCCTGCACCCGATACGATTTGTTGGCCCAGGCCCTGGACTGTTACGGAGAAACCGTTGAAGATCCAGACGAAATCCGGCCGGCCCTCGAGCGGGCCTTCAATTCGGGAAAACCGGCTCTTCTCAACGTGATCACGGATCCCGACACCATGTCTTATTCCATGTCCGGTCAGCTGAAGGATCTGCCCGTGAGGGAAAAGAAGTAA